One window of the Vigna radiata var. radiata cultivar VC1973A chromosome 1, Vradiata_ver6, whole genome shotgun sequence genome contains the following:
- the LOC106775233 gene encoding phytoene synthase 2, chloroplastic: MSGVLLWVSCGPKENPISVGVAGRGGKSQRRFGLCNGITFASFSPAVADPSRSSEERVYEIVLKQAALVKEQNKGTKRSLNLNKPIEGDFTQGDLLSVAYDRCGEVCAEYAKTFYLGTQLMTQERRKAIWAIYVWCRRTDELVDGPNASHITPKALDRWEKRLYDVFEGRPYDMYDAALSDTVSKYPVDIQPFKDMIEGMRLDLRKSRYNNFDELYLYCYYVAGTVGLMSVPVMGIAPESKASTESIYNAALALGIANQLTNILRDVGEDARRGRVYLPQDELAQAGLSDDDILIGKVTDKWRSFMKGQIQRARMFFDEAEKGVSELSSASRWPVWASLLLYRQILDSIEANDYNNFTKRAYVGKLKKLLSLPAAYGRALIGPSKNLTKMVTTK; encoded by the exons ATGTCTGGTGTTCTTCTTTGGGTGAGTTGTGGACCCAAGGAGAACCCCATCTCTGTTGGTGTTGCAGGGAGAGGTGGGAAGAGCCAGAGGAGGTTTGGACTGTGCAATGGGATTACTTTTGCAAGCTTTTCACCTGCAGTGGCAGACCCTTCAAGATCTTCAGAAGAGAGGGTCTATGAAATAGTGTTGAAGCAAGCAGCACTGGTCAAGGAACAGAATAAGGGTACTAAGAGATCTTTGAATTTGAACAAACCAATTGAAGGTGATTTCACCCAAGGGGATCTGTTGAGTGTTGCTTATGATAGGTGTGGTGAAGTCTGTGCTGAATATGCCAAGACATTTTATCTAG GCACACAATTGATGACTCAAGAGCGCAGAAAAGCCATCTGGGCCATATATG TGTGGTGTAGAAGAACAGATGAACTAGTGGATGGCCCTAATGCTTCTCACATCACACCAAAGGCCTTGGACAGGTGGGAGAAAAGATTATATGATGTTTTTGAAGGGCGCCCTTATGATATGTATGATGCTGCCCTCTCAGATACAGTCTCAAAGTACCCAGTTGATATACAG CCATTTAAGGACATGATTGAAGGGATGAGATTGGACCTGAGAAAGTCGAGATACAATAACTTTGATGAACTCTACCTTTACTGCTACTATGTAGCAGGGACAGTGGGCCTTATGAGTGTTCCAGTAATGGGGATTGCGCCAGAATCAAAGGCTTCAACAGAGAGCATCTACAATGCTGCATTGGCACTTGGCATTGCTAACCAACTTACCAACATTCTCAGAGACGTTGGAGAAGA TGCAAGGAGAGGAAGAGTATATCTTCCTCAAGATGAACTAGCTCAAGCTGGGCTATCAGATGATGACATTTTGATAGGGAAAGTTACAGACAAGTGGAGAAGTTTCATGAAGGGACAAATACAAAGAGCTAGGATGTTTTTTGATGAGGCAGAAAAGGGAGTTTCAGAGCTGAGTTCTGCAAGCAGATGGCCAGTGTGGGCATCTTTGTTGTTGTATAGGCAAATCTTGGATTCTATTGAGGCTAATGACTACAATAACTTCACCAAAAGAGCTTACGTAGGAAAACTTAAGAAGCTCTTATCACTGCCTGCTGCTTATGGAAGAGCACTTATAGGTCCCTCAAAAAACTTAACCAAAATGGTTACAACTAAGTAA